In the genome of Phragmitibacter flavus, the window GCTGACATGCTCTGTTGGATGCCGGCACGATGGATCTTGGACCGATATTGGCCGCTGCCATATTGACTCCCGCGGTCGCTGTGAAAGATGAGCCCAGGTGCAGGTCGGCGTGATTGCAAGGCCTGGTCAAGGGCGTCAGCAACGAGGCCACTGCGCATGTGTTGCGCCAGTGACCAGCCAACCACGCGCCGGGTGCACAGATCCAGGACAATGGCCAGATAGAGCCATCCATTGGCGGTGGGGATGAAGGTGATATCCCCCGCCCAGACGCGATCGGGTTGCGTGGGAAGAGCGTTTCCCAACAGCAGATTGGGAGAGGGTTTGTCGGCTCTGCCATCGCTGGTTTTGGGCACATAGGTTTTGGGTTGAAGGGCTTTGAGGCCTCGTCGGGCCATGATCCTGCGGACTCGAGCAGGGGCACAGGTGATGCCGCGTCCGGCCAGTTCGTGCCAGATGCGACGGTGTCCGTAACGGCGGCGGTGGTGTTTGAAAATGCGTTCGATTTGATCGCCGATACGCTGGTCGGAACACTGCGAAGGGGTGGGAGTGGCGGCGTGGTAGT includes:
- a CDS encoding IS3 family transposase — encoded protein: YHAATPTPSQCSDQRIGDQIERIFKHHRRRYGHRRIWHELAGRGITCAPARVRRIMARRGLKALQPKTYVPKTSDGRADKPSPNLLLGNALPTQPDRVWAGDITFIPTANGWLYLAIVLDLCTRRVVGWSLAQHMRSGLVADALDQALQSRRPAPGLIFHSDRGSQYGSGQYRSKIHRAGIQQSMSARANPYHNAWSESFMGTLKTEMLQDGCFINEHDARIELFAFIEGYYNTQRKHSSLGYQTPTQFEANLITLN